Genomic DNA from Clavibacter michiganensis:
ACAAGGGCGGCACTCCCGTCGGCGTGTTCCTGCAGATCACCGCGGACGCGGCCGAGGATCTCGAGATCCCCGACCGCCCCTTCACCTTCGGGCAGCTCATCCAGGCGCAGGCCGCCGGCGACGCCACCGTGCTCGCCGAGCACGGTCGTCCCGTCCTGCGACTGAACCTGACCGACCCCACCACGGACGCCCGGGCCCTGCTCTCGACGCTCGAATGACCGCATCGCCGGATCCGTCCGGCAGATCGAGGAGTTACATGTCGCCGGTGGATATCACCCCGGAATTCAATCCACTGCGGATCCCGTCAGACCGACGGCTGAACCGCATCGCGGGGCCCAGCAGCCTCATCATCTTCGGCGTGACGGGTGACCTGTCGCGCAAGAAGCTGATGCCGGCCGTCTACGACCTCGCCAACCGGGGGCTCCTGCCCCCCGGCTTCGCGCTCATCGGCTTCGCCCGGAGGGACTGGGAGGACCAGGACTTCGAGCAGGTCGTGTACGAGGCCGTCAAGCAGTACTCGCGCACCAAGTTCGACGAGGACGTCTGGCGCCAGCTGGCGCAGGGCATCCGCTTCGTGCAGGGCACCTTCGACGACGACGAGGCGTTCCAGACGCTGAAGGACATCACCGAGGAGCTCGACCGCGAGCGGGGCACGATGGGGAACCACGCGTTCTACCTGTCGATCCCGCCGAAGTCCTTCCCGCTGGTCACCGAGCAGCTCCGCCGCTCGGGCCTCGCGGACCAGAAGGAGGGGCACTGGCGCCGGGTCGTCATCGAGAAGCCCTTCGGGAGCGACCTCAAGACGGCACGCGAGCTGAACGCGGTCGTCGAGTCCGTCTTCCCGCCGGACTCGGTGTTCCGCATCGACCACTACCTGGGCAAGGAGACGGTCCAGAACATCCTGGCGCTGCGCTTCGCGAACCAGCTCTACGAGCCCCTGTGGAACGCCAACTACGTGGACCACGTGCAGATCACCATGGCCGAGGACATCGGCGTGGGCGGCCGTGCCGGTTACTACGACGGCATCGGCGCGGCCCGCGACGTGATCCAGAACCACCTCCTGCAGCTCCTCGCCCTCACGGCCATGGAGGAGCCCGTCGCGTTCGACGCGTCGAGCCTCCGGGACGAGAAGGAGAAGGTGCTGTCCGCGGTGCGCCTGCCGAAGGACCTCTCCACCGCCACGGCCCGCGGGCAGTACGCCGGCGGGTGGCAGGGCGGCGAGGAGGTCGTGGGCTTCCTCGACGAGGACGGCATGAACCCCGAGTCCCTGACCGAGACCTACGCGGCCATGCGGCTCGACATCAACACGCGCCGCTGGTCCGGCGTGCCGTTCTACCTGCGCGCGGGCAAGCGCCTCGGCCGCCGCGTGACGGAGATCGCGGTCGTGTTCAAGCGCGCCCCGCAGAACCTGTTCGCGGAGGACCAGACGTCGGCCCTCGGGCAGAACGCGCTCGTCATCCGGGTGCAGCCCGACGAGGGCGTCACCATCCGCTTCGGCTCCAAGGTGCCCGGCGCGGGGATGCAGGTGCGCGACGTCACCATGGACTTCGGCTACGGCCACGCCTTCACCGAGGCGAGCCCGGAGGCGTACGAGCGGCTCATCCTCGATGTGCTGCTCGGCGACCCGCCGCTCTTCCCCCGCCACCAGGAGGTCGAGCTGAGCTGGAAGATCCTGGACCCCATCGAAGAATTCTGGCGCACGCAGGGCCAGCCCGAGCAGTACCGTCCGGGCACCTGGGGGCCGGCCTCGGCCGACGAGCTCCTCGCCCGCGACGGACGGACCTGGAGGCGGCCATGAGAGTCGATCTGCCGAACACCACCACCGCCAAGATCTCGAAGGCGCTCGTCAAGATCCGCGAGGAGGGCGGCGCGGTCGCCCTCGGCCGCGTCCTGACGCTCGTGATCTCCACCTCGCTCGGCAGCGAGGAGGAGGCCATCGAGGCGGCGAACGACGCCTCGCGCGAGCACCCCATGCGCGTCATCGTGATCTCCACCGAGCGCGGTGCCGCCGCGGAGACGACGACGGAGAAGGCGCGCGTCGACGCCGAGATCCGCGTGGGCGGCGACGCCGGCGCGAGCGAGGTCGTCGTGCTGCGCGTCTACGGCGCGGCTGCCGAGGACGAGGAGAGCCTGGTCACGGGCCTCCTCCTCCCCGACGCGCCCGTCGTGGCCTGGTGGCCGCACGATGCTCCCGCGGTCGTCAGCCAGTCGCCGCTCGGCCGCATCGCGCAGCGCCGCATCACGGACTCGTCCACGAGCAGCAACCCGCGCCTGGCCCTGCAGCACCTGGCGGCGACGTACGCCCCCGGCGACACGGACTTCGCCTGGACGCGCCTCACGCTCTGGCGCGCGCTGCTCGCCGCGGTGCTCGACCAGCCGCCGTACGAGCCCGTCACGCAGGTGGAGGTGTCCGGCGCCGCCGACTCCCCCTCCACCGTGCTGCTCGCCGCGTGGCTCGGGCTGCAGCTGCAGGTGCCCGTGCTCCACGAGGTCACCACGCGCGCCACCGGCTCGAGCGGGATCCACGGCGTGCGGCTCCACCGCGCGTCGGGCGTCATCGACCTCGACCGGCCGATCGCCAACGTAGCGACGCTCAAGCAGCCGAACCAGCCGACGCACGACGTGAGCCTCCCCCGGCGCAGCCTCCGCGACTGCCTGGCCGAGGAGCTGCGGCGCCTCGACCCGGACGCCCTCTACGGGGACGTGATCCGTCACGGCCTCGAGCGCTCGAACGCCGGCCACGGGTACATCCCCGCGTCCACCACCGCACGGAAGGACTCGGGAGACCGATGACGAACGACCGCAGGGTGCTCGTGCACCCCGACAAGAAGGCCATGACCGGCTCCGTCGCCGCGCGCTTCCTCACGAAGCTCGTCGACATCCTGGATGAGGAGGAGACCGCGAACGTCGTCCTCACCGGGGGGACGGTCGGCCCGAGCATCCTCGCGGCCGTCAACGAGTCCGCGGCGCGCGACAGCGTCGACTGGACGCGCGTGCACTTCTGGTTCGGCGACGAGCGGTGGCTGCCCCACGGCGACCCCGAGCGCAACGACACCACGGTGCGCGCGGCCCTGCTCGATCACATCGAGCTGCCCGCGGAGAACGTCCACGCGATGGGCGCGAGCGACGCCGGCCTCAGCCTCGACGAGGCCGTGGCCGCGTACACGGCGGAGCTCGCCGCGCACGCCAACGGCGACACCGCGCTCCCCCGGTTCGACATCACGTTCCTCGGCGTCGGCCCGGACGGGCACGTGGCATCGCTCTTCCCCGACAGCGACGGCATCCGCACCATGGACGCCGCCGTGATCCCCGTGCGCAACTCGCCGAAGCCGCCGGCCGAGCGCATCTCGCTCACGCTGCCTGTGCTGAACTCGTCGCTGCGCATCTGGATGGTGCTCGCGGGCCCCGACAAGGCGTTCGCGCTGGGCCTGGCGCTCGCGGGCGCCGACCGGACCGAGGTGCCCGTCGCGGGCATCAAGGGCCGCAAGCGCACGGTGTTCTTCATCGACCGCGAGGCCGCCGCCGACGTCCCGGAGAACCTCCGGTTGTCGTCGTACTGACGCGGGAGCCGGAGCGGTCCGGCGCTCGACACGAAGGGCGGGTCCTCCGGGACCCGCCCTTCGTCGTCCCCGCGGGGACGCGCCACGGTAGGAGGCGTGCCGCCGGGGGTGGTGGAACCGACCGGGCCTCCCGGAGACGCAGAACGCCCCCGTCCTCAGGACGGGGGCGTTCGACGTTCGGATGCGGTCAGTGCTACTTGGTGGCCTTGACCGTGCCGCGGCGGGCGCGGAGCTGCTCGAGCGCCTCCTCGAGGAGCTGGCTCGCCTCCTCCTCGCTGCGACGCTCCTTCACGTACGCGAGGTGCGTCTTGTACGGCTCGAGCTTCGCGACCGACGGCGGGTTCGCCTTGTCGCGCCCGGCCGGAAGACCCGACTGAGGCGAGTCGATGGTGACGGGGATCTCCTCCTCCGGCAGGTTCGCCGCGAAGTGGCGGACGGTCTCGTTGCCGAGGGCGTCCCAGTACGAGATCGAGATGCGCTCCGCGTGGAAGCCGCGGTCCTGCTCGCCCATGGGGCCCGCGCCGACGCGCGAACCGCGGATGGCGCTTCCTCCTGATGCCATGTGGCTGCTCCCTACAATCCGGTGTCGAACTTGGTGATGAGCCCCAGGACCACGATGCACGTGACCCAGACGAGGCCGAGGATGACGGTGATGCGGTTCAGGTTCCGCTCGGCCACGCCCGAGGAGCCGAGGCTCGACGTGGTGCCGCCCCCGAACATGTCGGACAGACCGCCGCCCCGCCCCTTGTGCAGGAGGATGAGCATGGTCAGCAGGAGGCTGGTGATTCCCAGAACCACCTGCAGGACTACCTGGAGGATTTCCACGTGCGGCCTTTCGGGTGCGGTGCTGTGGCCGAGACCGACCGGTGAACGGCCGATGGGCCGTTGTCGATTATAGCGGGCGGCTGAGCATGACGAGCCGCCCGCGCCCGGATGGACGCGAGCGGCTCGAGGAGGCGTCGCAGATCAGACGCCGACGTGCGAGCGGAACCGGGCGATCGCGGAGAACTCCTGCACGTCGAGGCTGGCGCCGCCGACGAGGGCTCCGTCGACGTCCGGCTCGCGGAGGAAACCCGCGATGTTGCCGGACTTGACCGAGCCGCCGTAGAGGATGCGCGTGGCCTTCGCCGCCTCGTCGCCCAGGAGCTCGGCGACGACGGCCCGCAGCGGTGCCGCGACCTGCTGGGCCTGCTCCGGCGTCGCGGCCTGGCCGGACCCGATGGCCCAGACGGGCTCGTAGGCGACGACCACGTCGGCGCCCTTCGGCAGGCCCTGCAGCGCGACGCGCAGCTGGGCCACGGGGACGGCGCTGGCGCCGTGCTCCTCGAGGTCGGCCGCGGTCTCGCCCACGCAGATCACCGGCACGATTCCGTGCTTCACGGCGGCAGCGGACTTGGCAGCCACCTGCTCATCGGTCTCGCCGTGCAGCGTGCGCCGCTCGGAGTGGCCCACGATGACGTAGCGGCAGGCGAGCTGAGAGAGGAACGCCGCGGAGATCTCCCCCGTGTACGCGCCGGACTCGTGCTCGGACAGGTCCTGCGCGCCGTAGGCCAGCTCGAGCTTGTCGGCCGAGACGAGCGTCTGCACGCTGCGGATGTCGGTGGCCGGCGGGAAGACCGCGACCTCCGCATCCGCGTAGTCGTGCTTGGCGTCCTTGAGGCTCCATGCGAGCTTCTGGACGAACGCGATGGCCTGGAGGTGGTCCAGGTTCATCTTCCAGTTGCCCGCGATGAGGGGCGTGCGCCCCTGCGGGCGATCGATCACTGCCATCCGAGGACCTCCAGTCCCGGCAGGCGCTTCCCCTCGAGGAACTCGAGGCTCGCGCCGCCTCCGGTCGAGATGTGACCGAAGCGGTCATCATCGAATCCGAGCGCGCGGACGGCCGCGGCGCTGTCGCCGCCGCCGACCACGGAGAGCCCCTCCACGCGCGTGAGCGCGTCGGCGACCGTCCTCGTGCCCGCCGCGAACGGCTCCAGCTCGAAGACGCCCATGGGCCCGTTCCAGAACACCGTGGTCGATCCGCGGATGATCGTCGCGAACGCGTCGGCGGTCTCGGGGCCGATGTCGAGCCCGAGCCCCTTCGCGCCCGCGGGCGTCGACTCGATGGCGTCGGCGCGCGTGACCTCGTGGGCGGCGTCGGCGGAGAACCCGTCGGCGACGACCACGTCGGTCGGGAGCACGATCTTCACGCCGCGCTCCTCGGCCTCGGCCAGGTAGCCCTTGACGGTCTCGACCTGGTCCTCCTCGAGGAGGCTAGCGCCGACCTCGTGGCCCTGGGCCTTGAGGAACGTGAAGAGCATGCCGCCGCCGATGAGCAGCGAGTCCACGCGCGGCAGCAGGTGGCCGATCACGCCGAGCTTGTCGGACACCTTGGATCCGCCGAGGACGACCGTGTAGGGACGCTCCGGGTTCTCCGTCAGGCGGTCGAGGACCTCGAGCTCGCTCGCGATGAGCGAGCCGGCGGCGCTGGGCAGCGCCGATGCCAGCTCGAACACGCTCGCCTGCTTGCGGTGGACGACGCCGAAGCCGTCGGACACGAACGCGTCCCCGAGCGTGGCGAGCGACTCCGCGAAGCCGCGCCGCACGGCCTCGTCCTTGCTGGTCTCCTCCGCGTGGAAGCGGAGGTTCTCGAGCACGACGACGTCGCCGTCGCCGAGGGCCTCGACGGCCGCCCGCGCGGAGTCGCCCACGGTGTCGCTCGCGAAGGCCACGTCGGCGCCGAGCAGCTCGCCGAGGCGCGCCGCGACGGGACGCAGGCTGTACTTCTCATCCGGCGTGCCGTCGGGGCGGC
This window encodes:
- a CDS encoding RNA polymerase-binding protein RbpA, producing MASGGSAIRGSRVGAGPMGEQDRGFHAERISISYWDALGNETVRHFAANLPEEEIPVTIDSPQSGLPAGRDKANPPSVAKLEPYKTHLAYVKERRSEEEASQLLEEALEQLRARRGTVKATK
- a CDS encoding glucose-6-phosphate dehydrogenase assembly protein OpcA gives rise to the protein MRVDLPNTTTAKISKALVKIREEGGAVALGRVLTLVISTSLGSEEEAIEAANDASREHPMRVIVISTERGAAAETTTEKARVDAEIRVGGDAGASEVVVLRVYGAAAEDEESLVTGLLLPDAPVVAWWPHDAPAVVSQSPLGRIAQRRITDSSTSSNPRLALQHLAATYAPGDTDFAWTRLTLWRALLAAVLDQPPYEPVTQVEVSGAADSPSTVLLAAWLGLQLQVPVLHEVTTRATGSSGIHGVRLHRASGVIDLDRPIANVATLKQPNQPTHDVSLPRRSLRDCLAEELRRLDPDALYGDVIRHGLERSNAGHGYIPASTTARKDSGDR
- the secG gene encoding preprotein translocase subunit SecG translates to MEILQVVLQVVLGITSLLLTMLILLHKGRGGGLSDMFGGGTTSSLGSSGVAERNLNRITVILGLVWVTCIVVLGLITKFDTGL
- the pgl gene encoding 6-phosphogluconolactonase, producing MTNDRRVLVHPDKKAMTGSVAARFLTKLVDILDEEETANVVLTGGTVGPSILAAVNESAARDSVDWTRVHFWFGDERWLPHGDPERNDTTVRAALLDHIELPAENVHAMGASDAGLSLDEAVAAYTAELAAHANGDTALPRFDITFLGVGPDGHVASLFPDSDGIRTMDAAVIPVRNSPKPPAERISLTLPVLNSSLRIWMVLAGPDKAFALGLALAGADRTEVPVAGIKGRKRTVFFIDREAAADVPENLRLSSY
- a CDS encoding phosphoglycerate kinase — protein: MALRTIDSLGDLRGRRVIVRCDLNVPLKDGVIGDDGRIRASLGTLSGLREAGARVVVISHLGRPDGTPDEKYSLRPVAARLGELLGADVAFASDTVGDSARAAVEALGDGDVVVLENLRFHAEETSKDEAVRRGFAESLATLGDAFVSDGFGVVHRKQASVFELASALPSAAGSLIASELEVLDRLTENPERPYTVVLGGSKVSDKLGVIGHLLPRVDSLLIGGGMLFTFLKAQGHEVGASLLEEDQVETVKGYLAEAEERGVKIVLPTDVVVADGFSADAAHEVTRADAIESTPAGAKGLGLDIGPETADAFATIIRGSTTVFWNGPMGVFELEPFAAGTRTVADALTRVEGLSVVGGGDSAAAVRALGFDDDRFGHISTGGGASLEFLEGKRLPGLEVLGWQ
- the tpiA gene encoding triose-phosphate isomerase — its product is MAVIDRPQGRTPLIAGNWKMNLDHLQAIAFVQKLAWSLKDAKHDYADAEVAVFPPATDIRSVQTLVSADKLELAYGAQDLSEHESGAYTGEISAAFLSQLACRYVIVGHSERRTLHGETDEQVAAKSAAAVKHGIVPVICVGETAADLEEHGASAVPVAQLRVALQGLPKGADVVVAYEPVWAIGSGQAATPEQAQQVAAPLRAVVAELLGDEAAKATRILYGGSVKSGNIAGFLREPDVDGALVGGASLDVQEFSAIARFRSHVGV
- the zwf gene encoding glucose-6-phosphate dehydrogenase, with product MSPVDITPEFNPLRIPSDRRLNRIAGPSSLIIFGVTGDLSRKKLMPAVYDLANRGLLPPGFALIGFARRDWEDQDFEQVVYEAVKQYSRTKFDEDVWRQLAQGIRFVQGTFDDDEAFQTLKDITEELDRERGTMGNHAFYLSIPPKSFPLVTEQLRRSGLADQKEGHWRRVVIEKPFGSDLKTARELNAVVESVFPPDSVFRIDHYLGKETVQNILALRFANQLYEPLWNANYVDHVQITMAEDIGVGGRAGYYDGIGAARDVIQNHLLQLLALTAMEEPVAFDASSLRDEKEKVLSAVRLPKDLSTATARGQYAGGWQGGEEVVGFLDEDGMNPESLTETYAAMRLDINTRRWSGVPFYLRAGKRLGRRVTEIAVVFKRAPQNLFAEDQTSALGQNALVIRVQPDEGVTIRFGSKVPGAGMQVRDVTMDFGYGHAFTEASPEAYERLILDVLLGDPPLFPRHQEVELSWKILDPIEEFWRTQGQPEQYRPGTWGPASADELLARDGRTWRRP